One window of the Shewanella maritima genome contains the following:
- the ftsW gene encoding cell division protein FtsW, which translates to MAKSEQQLSLFKQGFKWSWPSLLGEDKSAGMQLYDRSFLVAIIALMGFGFVMVMSASMPEAVKLTDNPFHFIYRHIFYLAGCVVIAGAVLSVPVKTWERHSGTMMLVVLLMLIAVLVVGTTVNGARRWLTIGPIRIQVAEIAKFVFIVYIAGYLVRRYGELMDNKKGFLKPIGVYALFAILILAQPDLGTVVVLFVCTVSLMFLAGGKLSHFFVLMLVGIASFVLLVLLEPYRVRRVTSFMDPWEDPFGSGYQLTQSLMAYGRGDWFGQGLGNSIQKLAYLPEAHTDFIFAVIGEELGFVGIIAVLSLIFFVAIRAIRLGNLCLNAQRPFDGYIAYGVGVWICFQTVVNVGASIGMLPTKGLTLPFVSYGGSSLWVMTAAVMLLVRIDHERRLSLIQAVQGRIKP; encoded by the coding sequence ATGGCGAAGTCTGAGCAACAGCTGAGCTTGTTCAAACAGGGCTTTAAGTGGTCCTGGCCTTCGTTATTAGGAGAAGATAAATCTGCCGGGATGCAGCTGTATGACCGCAGCTTTTTAGTTGCGATCATCGCACTAATGGGATTTGGCTTTGTGATGGTGATGTCGGCCTCGATGCCGGAGGCGGTGAAGTTAACTGACAATCCATTTCACTTTATTTACCGTCATATCTTTTACTTAGCAGGATGTGTGGTGATTGCAGGGGCGGTGCTTAGTGTACCGGTAAAAACCTGGGAGCGTCACAGTGGCACCATGATGCTAGTGGTGCTGCTAATGCTTATCGCGGTGCTGGTGGTGGGTACCACAGTAAATGGTGCTAGGCGTTGGCTAACCATTGGCCCGATACGCATTCAGGTCGCTGAAATTGCTAAGTTCGTATTTATTGTTTACATCGCAGGATATTTGGTTCGCCGTTATGGTGAGTTGATGGACAACAAAAAAGGCTTTTTGAAACCCATTGGTGTTTACGCCTTATTTGCGATTTTGATTCTGGCGCAGCCGGATCTCGGCACGGTTGTGGTGTTGTTTGTCTGCACCGTGAGTTTAATGTTTTTAGCTGGTGGTAAACTGTCGCACTTTTTTGTGTTGATGTTAGTAGGTATCGCCAGTTTTGTGTTGCTGGTATTGCTGGAGCCATACAGGGTTCGACGAGTGACCTCGTTTATGGACCCTTGGGAAGACCCATTTGGCAGCGGTTATCAGCTAACTCAGTCATTGATGGCCTATGGCCGTGGTGACTGGTTCGGCCAAGGCTTAGGTAACAGCATTCAGAAGCTTGCCTATTTGCCTGAGGCGCATACCGACTTTATCTTCGCGGTAATTGGTGAAGAGTTGGGATTTGTCGGCATTATTGCCGTGTTGAGTCTGATATTTTTTGTCGCGATCCGCGCCATTCGGTTAGGCAATTTGTGTCTTAATGCCCAGCGACCATTCGATGGTTACATTGCCTATGGCGTAGGTGTGTGGATTTGTTTTCAGACGGTGGTTAACGTTGGTGCCAGCATTGGCATGTTGCCAACTAAAGGATTAACCCTGCCGTTTGTGAGTTATGGAGGCAGTAGTTTGTGGGTAATGACTGCTGCCGTGATGTTATTAGTACGAATTGATCACGAAAGACGTTTGAGTTTAATTCAGGCTGTTCAGGGGAGAATTAAACCATGA
- the murG gene encoding undecaprenyldiphospho-muramoylpentapeptide beta-N-acetylglucosaminyltransferase, whose protein sequence is MSSVATTNAPKLLVMAGGTGGHVFPALAVAKHLADKGWQVRWLGTKDRMEARLVPQYGFDIDFIDIKGVRGNGLLRKLAAPVKIIRSIMQAKAVINEFKPDVVLGMGGFASGPGGVAAKLSGIPVVLHEQNAIPGLTNKLLSKIARKVLCAFPQTFDASVSNVEVVGNPIRQELVNLGEQKQISADEELKVLVVGGSLGAKVLNDTMPDAIAKLSVNHTVTVWHQVGKNNLDSVKERYQQLGQLAAVNAAEFIDDMEAAYRWADVVVCRSGALTVSELAAVGLPSILVPYPHAVDDHQTKNAAVLLDAGASFLMPQGELSADSLAEKLTQLAADRNELAQMGQKARQVAVVDATQRVADVCSMLASKG, encoded by the coding sequence ATGAGTTCAGTGGCAACAACCAATGCCCCAAAGTTGTTAGTGATGGCTGGTGGAACCGGCGGTCATGTGTTCCCGGCGTTAGCGGTTGCTAAGCACCTAGCCGACAAAGGTTGGCAGGTACGCTGGTTAGGTACCAAGGACAGAATGGAAGCGAGGCTAGTGCCTCAATACGGTTTTGATATCGACTTTATTGATATTAAAGGTGTTCGCGGTAATGGCTTGCTACGAAAGCTAGCCGCACCCGTAAAAATTATCCGCTCAATCATGCAAGCAAAAGCGGTGATTAACGAGTTTAAGCCAGATGTAGTGTTAGGCATGGGCGGCTTTGCTAGTGGACCTGGTGGTGTAGCCGCAAAATTGTCTGGCATACCTGTAGTGCTACATGAACAGAACGCGATACCAGGCTTGACCAACAAGTTGCTGTCAAAAATTGCCCGTAAAGTTCTGTGCGCATTTCCGCAGACATTTGATGCCTCGGTAAGCAATGTTGAGGTGGTTGGCAACCCAATTCGTCAGGAGTTAGTGAACTTAGGCGAGCAAAAGCAAATTAGCGCTGATGAAGAGCTAAAAGTGCTCGTGGTAGGTGGCAGTTTAGGGGCGAAAGTACTTAACGATACCATGCCCGATGCCATTGCAAAGCTAAGTGTTAATCACACGGTGACTGTGTGGCATCAGGTTGGCAAAAATAACCTTGATAGCGTGAAAGAGCGTTATCAACAACTAGGACAGTTAGCTGCGGTTAATGCCGCTGAGTTTATTGATGATATGGAAGCGGCTTACCGTTGGGCTGACGTGGTGGTTTGCCGATCAGGTGCACTGACGGTATCTGAGCTTGCCGCTGTAGGGCTGCCAAGCATCTTAGTGCCATATCCACATGCAGTGGACGATCATCAAACTAAAAATGCTGCGGTGTTATTGGATGCTGGCGCCAGCTTTTTAATGCCGCAGGGCGAGCTGAGTGCAGACAGCCTGGCTGAAAAACTCACTCAGCTTGCAGCAGATAGAAATGAATTAGCCCAGATGGGGCAAAAAGCGCGACAAGTTGCCGTCGTTGATGCAACTCAAAGAGTAGCAGACGTATGCAGCATGCTTGCGAGCAAGGGTTGA
- the murC gene encoding UDP-N-acetylmuramate--L-alanine ligase yields MTKAEKYAQLRTMIPEMRRIKRIHFVGIGGAGMGGIAEVLLNEGYQVSGSDIAQNTVTDRLAHFGASVIIGHHAQSVNDVDVVVVSTAIDEQNPEIIAAKELRIPIVRRAEMLAELMRYRHGVAVAGTHGKTTTTSLIASVYGQAEKDPTFVIGGLLNSAGTNARLGTSRYLIAEADESDASFLHLQPMVSVITNIEADHMDTYGGDFEVLKTTFVDFLQNLPFYGVAVMCIDDEVIREIMPRVGRQIVTYGFSNDADVQAIDFKQNGHQSSFTVKRKGKADLAISLNLPGAHNVLNALATIAVATEDEIDDQAIVNALASFEGIGRRFQHLGEFATDNGNVMLVDDYGHHPTEVAATIKAARAGWPDKRLVMAYQPHRYSRTRDLYEDFVEVLSQVDCLVLLDVYAAGETAIPGADGRALCRSIRARGQLDPVFVSSPEQLASVLPDVLQEGDLLITQGAGNIGALSKELATTCLGFDLANKTNGTD; encoded by the coding sequence ATGACTAAAGCAGAGAAGTACGCACAATTACGCACCATGATCCCTGAAATGAGACGGATCAAGCGCATTCACTTTGTTGGCATCGGCGGTGCTGGCATGGGCGGTATTGCCGAGGTGTTATTGAACGAAGGTTATCAAGTCAGTGGCTCTGACATTGCGCAAAACACTGTAACAGACCGCCTTGCTCATTTTGGGGCGAGCGTGATCATTGGTCATCACGCCCAAAGCGTAAATGATGTTGACGTTGTGGTGGTATCAACCGCGATTGATGAACAAAACCCTGAGATTATTGCTGCCAAAGAGCTACGCATACCTATCGTGCGCCGCGCAGAAATGCTGGCGGAGTTAATGCGCTATCGTCACGGTGTCGCAGTTGCTGGCACCCATGGCAAAACCACCACAACTAGCTTGATTGCCAGTGTTTATGGGCAAGCAGAGAAAGACCCAACGTTTGTGATTGGCGGTTTGCTTAACAGTGCGGGCACCAATGCTCGCCTAGGTACCAGTCGTTATTTGATTGCCGAAGCCGATGAAAGTGATGCTAGCTTTTTGCATCTGCAGCCAATGGTTAGCGTGATCACCAATATAGAAGCTGACCACATGGACACTTACGGTGGTGACTTTGAGGTCTTGAAAACCACCTTTGTCGACTTCTTGCAAAACCTGCCGTTTTACGGCGTTGCTGTGATGTGTATTGACGACGAGGTGATCCGCGAGATCATGCCGCGTGTTGGGCGTCAAATAGTAACTTACGGTTTTAGTAATGACGCCGACGTACAAGCTATCGACTTTAAGCAAAACGGTCATCAATCAAGCTTTACCGTTAAGCGTAAAGGTAAAGCTGATTTGGCGATTAGCTTGAACTTACCAGGGGCGCACAATGTGCTTAATGCGCTAGCGACGATTGCGGTAGCGACTGAAGATGAAATTGACGACCAAGCCATTGTGAATGCTCTGGCAAGTTTTGAAGGCATTGGTCGCCGCTTCCAGCATTTAGGTGAATTTGCCACAGATAACGGTAATGTCATGTTGGTCGATGATTATGGTCATCATCCAACTGAGGTTGCAGCAACCATTAAAGCAGCGCGCGCAGGTTGGCCAGACAAACGTTTGGTAATGGCATATCAGCCGCATCGCTATAGCCGCACCCGCGATTTGTATGAAGACTTTGTAGAAGTGTTGTCACAAGTGGACTGCTTGGTTTTGCTAGATGTATACGCAGCTGGTGAAACTGCTATTCCTGGCGCAGATGGCCGCGCGTTATGTCGCTCTATCCGAGCTCGTGGCCAGTTAGACCCTGTGTTTGTGTCAAGCCCTGAACAGCTTGCTAGCGTACTGCCGGATGTGCTGCAAGAAGGAGATCTATTGATCACTCAGGGTGCAGGTAATATTGGCGCTTTATCGAAAGAACTAGCAACAACATGCTTAGGTTTTGATTTAGCAAATAAAACTAATGGAACTGATTGA
- a CDS encoding cell division protein FtsQ/DivIB — translation MSRNKKKRQFTQTLKQVNWYLCFGLLFLFSVLFGVAWAAYSLHELLNDADALPIEAVAVKGERKFTTDEEIQLALQSMLEDSFFSADVMDVQRALEGLPWVYHASVRREWPAKFKVTLQEQQAAAHWNGESWVNVNGEVFDALAHPEVERLPLLQGPEDSAKEVLTAYQQLNELLSINGFKLASLHLSPRHAWFAELENGIKIELGREDKMSRIQRFINVYPTLKQADKTIEKIDLRYDTGFAVAWQKTNKESR, via the coding sequence TTGTCGCGAAACAAGAAAAAGCGTCAATTTACCCAAACATTAAAACAGGTGAATTGGTACCTGTGTTTCGGATTATTGTTTTTATTCAGTGTGTTATTTGGTGTTGCTTGGGCTGCTTATTCATTACATGAACTCTTGAATGATGCAGACGCACTGCCAATTGAAGCGGTTGCAGTTAAAGGGGAGCGTAAGTTCACCACAGATGAAGAAATTCAGCTGGCGCTGCAATCAATGCTTGAAGATAGCTTTTTTAGTGCTGATGTAATGGATGTGCAGCGAGCGTTAGAAGGTTTGCCTTGGGTATATCATGCGTCTGTAAGACGTGAATGGCCTGCAAAGTTTAAGGTGACACTACAAGAGCAACAAGCTGCAGCACACTGGAATGGCGAGTCTTGGGTGAATGTTAATGGCGAGGTATTTGACGCATTAGCACACCCAGAAGTTGAGCGCTTACCTTTGCTACAAGGGCCAGAGGATTCAGCTAAAGAAGTGTTAACTGCTTATCAGCAACTAAACGAGTTATTAAGTATAAATGGTTTTAAGTTAGCCAGTTTGCATTTAAGCCCACGTCATGCTTGGTTTGCAGAGCTTGAAAATGGCATCAAGATTGAGCTTGGGCGCGAAGACAAAATGTCGCGTATTCAGCGTTTTATTAATGTGTATCCAACGCTGAAACAGGCTGATAAAACGATAGAAAAGATAGACTTGAGATATGATACCGGGTTTGCGGTAGCTTGGCAGAAAACCAATAAAGAGAGTCGATAA
- the ftsA gene encoding cell division protein FtsA, protein MTKNLEKNLIVGLDIGTSKVAVIIGEVLPDGEISVIGLGNHPSRGMDKGGVNDLDSIVKSVQRALDQAELMADCQVASVYLSISGKHIACQNENGMVSINDEEVTQEDVDNVIHTAQSVKIPTERRILHVLPQEYSIDVQDGIKSPIGMSGMRMEAKAHIVTCANDMAKNITKSVERCGLTVDGLVFSGIASADAVLTSDEKDLGVCLVDIGGGTTDVVVYTGGALRHCAVIPVAGNQVTSDIAKIFRTPQPNAEQIKVQFASARSNRVSREESIEVPSVGGRPSRSMSRHTLAEVVEPRYQELFELILKQLREHGLEEQVAAGIVLTGGTSSIDGAVDIAEATFGMPVRVASPLPIKGLYEYVEQPIYATGIGLLRYGAGKVIERQFERPDRQGVTSFFSRAKSWFKGEF, encoded by the coding sequence ATGACCAAGAATCTGGAAAAAAACCTGATTGTGGGGTTAGACATAGGCACATCTAAGGTCGCGGTGATCATAGGTGAAGTGCTGCCTGACGGCGAAATTAGTGTTATCGGCCTTGGCAACCATCCGTCTCGTGGTATGGACAAGGGCGGGGTCAACGACCTCGACTCAATCGTAAAAAGTGTCCAACGCGCATTAGATCAAGCCGAGCTAATGGCTGATTGTCAGGTGGCGTCGGTTTATTTGAGTATCTCAGGTAAGCATATTGCCTGTCAGAATGAAAATGGCATGGTGTCGATTAACGACGAAGAAGTAACACAGGAAGACGTGGACAACGTTATCCACACAGCGCAGTCGGTGAAGATCCCAACTGAGCGTCGAATTCTGCATGTGTTACCTCAGGAATATTCGATTGACGTGCAAGATGGTATTAAGAGTCCTATTGGAATGTCTGGCATGCGTATGGAGGCTAAAGCCCATATCGTTACTTGTGCCAATGACATGGCAAAGAACATCACCAAGAGCGTAGAGCGCTGCGGCTTAACCGTAGATGGCTTAGTGTTCTCAGGTATTGCGTCGGCAGATGCGGTACTGACTAGTGATGAAAAAGACCTAGGTGTGTGTTTGGTTGATATTGGTGGTGGCACCACAGATGTGGTGGTTTATACCGGTGGTGCACTGCGTCATTGCGCGGTGATCCCAGTTGCTGGTAATCAGGTTACCAGTGATATAGCCAAGATTTTTAGAACGCCACAGCCAAATGCTGAACAGATTAAAGTGCAGTTTGCGAGTGCGCGCAGTAATCGCGTCAGCAGAGAAGAAAGCATTGAAGTACCTTCAGTGGGTGGTCGTCCGTCGCGCAGCATGTCGCGTCATACGCTAGCTGAGGTGGTTGAACCACGTTATCAGGAGTTGTTCGAGTTAATTCTAAAACAACTTAGAGAACACGGGTTAGAAGAACAAGTTGCAGCAGGGATAGTATTAACCGGCGGTACATCATCGATTGATGGTGCGGTTGATATTGCTGAAGCAACCTTTGGTATGCCTGTTCGTGTGGCATCACCATTACCCATTAAAGGGTTATATGAATATGTAGAGCAGCCAATTTATGCCACAGGTATTGGTTTGCTGCGCTACGGGGCGGGCAAGGTTATCGAGCGTCAGTTTGAAAGACCAGACCGTCAAGGGGTTACCAGCTTTTTCAGCAGGGCAAAAAGCTGGTTCAAGGGTGAATTTTAA
- the ftsZ gene encoding cell division protein FtsZ: MFEIMDTHSDEAVIKVIGVGGGGGNAVEHMVKHSIEGVEFIVTNTDAQALRKSSAGSTIQLGRDVTKGLGAGANPEVGRQAAEEDKENIRSAIKGSDMVFIAAGMGGGTGTGAAPVVAEIAKEEGILTVAVVTKPFPFEGKKRMTFADQGIDQLAKHVDSLITIPNEKLLKVLGRGTSLLDAFAAANNVLLGAVQGIAELITRPGLINVDFADVKTVMSEMGNAMMGTGVATGDDRAEEAAEAAVASPLLEDIDLAGARGVLVNITAGMDISIEELETVGNHVKAYASDNATVVVGAVIDPEMSEELRVTVVATGIGAEKKPDIQLVTPKPAVAPRPEPVAIEPAPAPVVEAKEEVAPAPTGGFTAGGNTAAQTATDSRTDNDYLDIPAFLRKQAD; this comes from the coding sequence ATGTTTGAGATCATGGACACTCATTCAGACGAAGCGGTGATTAAGGTCATCGGCGTCGGTGGCGGCGGCGGTAACGCTGTTGAGCATATGGTGAAACACAGCATCGAAGGTGTTGAGTTTATCGTTACCAATACAGACGCACAGGCATTGCGTAAATCAAGCGCAGGGTCAACCATTCAGCTTGGTCGTGATGTGACTAAAGGGCTTGGCGCTGGTGCAAACCCAGAGGTGGGTCGTCAAGCTGCTGAAGAAGACAAAGAAAACATCCGCTCGGCCATTAAAGGCTCAGACATGGTATTTATCGCAGCTGGTATGGGCGGTGGTACAGGTACCGGTGCTGCGCCAGTTGTCGCTGAGATTGCCAAAGAAGAAGGTATTTTAACGGTTGCGGTTGTGACTAAGCCCTTCCCTTTTGAAGGCAAAAAGCGTATGACGTTTGCTGACCAGGGTATTGACCAGTTAGCTAAGCATGTTGACTCGCTTATTACCATTCCAAACGAAAAGCTACTTAAAGTACTTGGCCGTGGCACGTCGTTGCTAGATGCATTTGCTGCAGCTAACAACGTGTTACTTGGCGCAGTGCAAGGTATTGCCGAGCTTATTACTCGCCCAGGTCTTATCAACGTCGACTTTGCAGACGTTAAAACTGTGATGTCAGAAATGGGTAATGCCATGATGGGTACCGGTGTTGCAACCGGTGACGATCGCGCTGAAGAAGCGGCTGAAGCTGCTGTGGCAAGTCCGCTACTTGAAGATATTGATCTAGCTGGTGCGCGCGGCGTATTGGTGAACATCACTGCAGGTATGGATATTAGCATTGAAGAGCTTGAAACTGTGGGTAACCACGTTAAGGCTTACGCATCTGATAACGCAACTGTTGTTGTGGGTGCGGTTATCGACCCTGAAATGAGCGAAGAGCTACGTGTAACTGTGGTAGCGACTGGTATCGGCGCTGAGAAAAAGCCTGATATCCAACTCGTTACGCCAAAGCCAGCTGTTGCACCTCGTCCAGAGCCTGTTGCAATTGAACCTGCACCAGCGCCAGTTGTCGAAGCTAAAGAAGAAGTTGCACCAGCGCCAACGGGTGGTTTTACTGCTGGTGGTAACACTGCAGCACAAACAGCGACAGATTCGCGCACTGATAATGACTATTTAGATATTCCTGCATTTTTACGTAAGCAAGCAGACTAA
- the lpxC gene encoding UDP-3-O-acyl-N-acetylglucosamine deacetylase — translation MIFQRTVQKMVKSTGVGLHSGNKVTLSILPAPANTGIILKRTDLDPVVSIPAKAHLVRETTMCTALVNDEGVRISTIEHLFAALAGLGIDNAVIEVDAPEIPIMDGSASPFVFLLQSAGIKEQAAPKKYLKITKPIRVEDGDKWAELKPFKGFKVDFKIDFNHPEISRSQQHMVMDFSTSAFVKDISRARTFGFMRDIEYLRANNLALGGSMENAVVLDEYRVLNPDGLRYDDEFVKHKILDAFGDLYVAGHAIVGEFCAFKTGHALNNQLVRAVLAQQDAWELVSFDTEAEVPVSFMVPGAVGA, via the coding sequence ATGATTTTTCAAAGAACTGTTCAAAAAATGGTAAAGAGTACTGGTGTCGGATTGCATTCTGGCAACAAGGTGACTCTGAGCATTTTGCCCGCGCCAGCGAATACCGGCATCATATTGAAACGTACCGACCTTGACCCTGTAGTGTCCATCCCTGCAAAGGCTCATTTAGTGCGTGAAACGACTATGTGTACAGCACTAGTTAATGATGAGGGCGTGCGAATTTCAACTATCGAGCATTTATTTGCTGCACTCGCGGGCCTTGGCATTGATAACGCTGTTATCGAAGTTGATGCGCCTGAAATTCCGATTATGGATGGTAGTGCAAGCCCGTTTGTATTCTTATTGCAAAGTGCGGGTATTAAAGAGCAAGCAGCGCCAAAGAAATACCTGAAAATTACCAAGCCTATTCGCGTTGAAGACGGCGATAAGTGGGCTGAGCTTAAGCCATTTAAAGGCTTTAAAGTTGACTTCAAGATTGATTTCAATCACCCAGAAATCTCTCGTAGCCAGCAGCATATGGTAATGGATTTCTCAACATCTGCATTCGTGAAAGACATTAGCCGTGCCAGAACCTTTGGTTTTATGCGCGACATTGAATACCTACGTGCCAACAACTTAGCACTAGGTGGCAGCATGGAAAATGCAGTTGTGCTTGACGAATATCGTGTCCTTAACCCTGATGGACTGCGTTATGACGATGAGTTCGTTAAGCACAAAATTCTAGATGCGTTTGGTGATTTATATGTCGCAGGCCACGCCATTGTTGGTGAGTTCTGCGCATTTAAAACTGGCCATGCATTAAATAACCAATTGGTTCGAGCTGTACTTGCGCAGCAAGATGCGTGGGAGCTTGTTAGCTTCGATACCGAAGCAGAGGTACCAGTTAGCTTTATGGTACCAGGCGCCGTAGGCGCTTAA
- a CDS encoding DUF721 domain-containing protein has protein sequence MKKLPQDLSSIIHQADEIPGLAEKAELLANLNHYVKQAVSGPVADQLRVANLRQDVLVIETSSAAWASRINFQKPKLLRQLQAETLPMLTAIEVKINPRLAIAARPTTVNQSKISSQSAEHIEALADQVEGTLGEKLKRLAALASRNRQNR, from the coding sequence ATGAAAAAGCTCCCTCAAGACCTCAGCAGCATCATTCATCAGGCAGATGAAATTCCTGGGCTAGCTGAGAAAGCAGAACTACTGGCTAACCTAAATCACTATGTAAAACAGGCTGTCAGTGGTCCTGTGGCAGATCAGCTACGTGTGGCTAACCTTCGCCAGGATGTTCTTGTTATTGAAACGTCCTCGGCTGCCTGGGCATCAAGGATCAATTTTCAAAAGCCTAAACTACTACGACAACTTCAGGCTGAAACTCTACCGATGCTAACCGCTATTGAGGTAAAAATAAATCCTCGATTAGCAATTGCTGCAAGACCCACCACCGTTAATCAATCTAAAATCAGCTCACAATCAGCAGAACATATTGAAGCTTTGGCAGATCAGGTTGAAGGAACTCTCGGTGAAAAACTAAAACGGCTGGCTGCATTAGCCAGCCGTAATAGGCAAAATCGTTAA
- a CDS encoding M23 family metallopeptidase: protein MSVTVFIQGRNGVTRWQPGKRWFLLPLMLMVAGTGLYQYSEDRFAQQQAQVDENEQLREQHKQQVVELKSATESQLALLVTHVAQLQAQITRLEALGQQVADNNLMADQFDFSEQAGVGGLNDIGRNIELNQLIDDMNSLASRIDNNSMQLSLLETVSSNLHIDKERYISGRPITKGWLSSAYGLRNDPFTGRRTMHKGIDFAGSEGADVVATAAGVVTWSGSMFGYGELVEIDHGNGLRTRYGHNKALSVNVGDVVAKGDIIASMGSTGRSTGPHVHYEVLRKGQQIDPSKFVYRKASL from the coding sequence ATGAGTGTAACAGTTTTTATTCAAGGTCGGAATGGCGTCACCCGTTGGCAGCCTGGTAAGCGATGGTTTTTACTTCCACTAATGTTAATGGTGGCAGGTACCGGCCTATATCAATACAGCGAAGACCGCTTCGCCCAGCAACAAGCTCAAGTTGACGAAAATGAACAACTACGCGAGCAACATAAGCAGCAAGTTGTTGAGCTTAAATCTGCAACAGAATCCCAGCTGGCATTACTGGTCACTCATGTGGCGCAGTTGCAAGCACAAATTACCCGCCTAGAAGCATTAGGTCAGCAAGTGGCTGACAATAACCTAATGGCTGACCAGTTCGATTTTTCCGAGCAAGCTGGTGTGGGTGGTTTGAATGACATTGGTCGTAATATTGAACTTAATCAATTGATCGATGATATGAATTCTTTGGCTTCAAGAATTGATAATAATAGTATGCAATTATCTCTACTTGAAACCGTCTCCTCTAATCTCCATATAGATAAAGAGCGATACATTTCAGGGCGGCCGATCACCAAAGGTTGGTTATCGTCTGCCTATGGTTTACGTAATGATCCTTTCACAGGCAGAAGAACGATGCACAAAGGCATCGACTTTGCTGGCAGTGAAGGCGCTGATGTAGTTGCTACTGCCGCAGGGGTGGTAACTTGGTCAGGAAGTATGTTTGGTTATGGCGAGTTAGTCGAAATTGATCATGGCAATGGTCTGCGAACTCGGTATGGACACAATAAAGCTTTGTCAGTAAACGTTGGCGATGTCGTTGCCAAAGGCGACATTATTGCCAGTATGGGTAGTACAGGCAGGTCAACAGGCCCGCATGTGCATTACGAGGTATTACGAAAAGGACAACAAATTGACCCGAGTAAATTTGTTTATCGTAAAGCCAGTTTATAA